In the Candidatus Bathyarchaeia archaeon genome, AAGATACTTTTTCTTCTTTTGGGTAACAACCGTACTTCAAAGTGACAAAATTGTTGCCGTTTAAAATATTTTTCCGAACATGATCCTCAGTTGTTTTCCAAGGAAAAACGACGAAATCTGATTTCTGCATGATTTCAATTTCTAAGTCTCTGTAAGCGGCGATTCGCTCAGGTGAACATTTATTTGAATAATATAGCTCGTCTACTTCAGGCGCTTCGTAACTAAATATTTTCACACAGCCCAAATCGCGGGTTAAAACATAAGAAATAGGATGTTCAATACAAATAACCGCATCATAACGACCTTGTCTAATCACCTTTTCCAGTCGGTCGGCACTGTATTTCATGTGTCTTCGCTCATGACCACTTAAAAACGCCAGACCACGAGTATAGTACCACCACAGCTTAGATGAATAACCTTCACCAGGATAGTGGTATACACTAACAACGTGATTTTTTGATTCTAGAAATTTTTTGTATGATGTCACTCTGCCTAGCGGACCACCATATTTACGACCGATTATTAAAATTTTCAAATTATTCACAACTTCGTCTCATTTTAAATCCAAGTGTTGAATATGTGAGGAGAAAACAGTAAAGTCAACATAACTCTGAAATGCACTTAGTTATCAAAAGGTACACTTATCAAGCTCTATCGAATTAGGGATTATCGTCATTTTTTTTCCCGAGATTCCCATTGCTTGAAGTATCCTTTTGTCATCTGAGGATACAGTAAAAACTGCATTGCACAAATTACAAGATTTAATTTCGATTTTTCTTGTAAGTGCTGTCTGCAATTTTCCCGAGTTCAAACTTTTTAGCCGTTCAGATTCAACGTTGTGAGCATCATACACTATAGGGATATTAAGCAATTTACCGATTACAAAAGCAGAGAATAGGGAATAAGGATATTCACTTTGTATGACAGTTATGTTCTCTTTCTTGCAAACAAAGAAAAGCTTCAGCATTAGATATAGGTCAAGTATTTGCGAATAAAAAACCTCAGACTTAATAGTCTTTCCTGTTATTCTAAATATTTGATTTAAAGCTTCTTGAAAGAATTTTAGTATACCAGGAAAGAGGAAAATCATATGACGAGGATAAAGATGAATAAGCATTTTCCCATTTTTTACTTCACGATATGTGTCTTTGTCATTAATCAATGCAGACAAAGACTTACTGGCTACGCGATCAATTATATATACGTTAACACCCTTTTTTGAAAGGGCTCTCGCAAAACTTTCTATTCTTTCCACTCCCCCATTGTATACACCTAACCAAACATGTGTACACATACAAACATTGATTTCAGAATTGTTATTAACTTGCGTTAAGCTTGCTGTACTCATATATGCACTTTCCATGGAGAACTATGCTAATTTCTGATACAGCTCTATATACTTCTTGATTAAGGTGTCCCAGTTGTGGTTTTTACTTACTTGTTGATATGCATTTTGGCTTAGCTTTGCTCGAAGTTTCTTATCGGACAAACCTAAACAGATTTTTTCAGCAAGGTCTTTAACGTCGCATGCTTTAGCAATTAGACCATTGTGACAATCTATTATGTATTCACGAGCAAAAGGATAATCAAAAACTACTATAGGCTTTCTGTTTGCAAGGGCTTCCAAGACTGCAACTGGTTGACCTTCGTATATACTTGGAAGGGTAATAAGGGTTGTCCCTTGAATTTTTTTCGTTAAGAATTCTTTTGTAACGTACCCGTGAAATCTAACGTTTTTTTTCAGCCCCAAGTTATCCGTTAAAGATTTTAATACGGCTTCCAGTGGACCTCTGCCACAGACGTCAAGAGTAACGTTAGGAAACTCTTCCTTGACAAGTGCCATGGCTTTTATCAGTTGCATGATACCTTTGTTGTAGAATAATCGACCCCAATAGAGTACTGAGCATTCGTTCTCCTTGGCTTTCGGATCTAATTGAATATTATCTAAATGAATACCATTATAGATTACTGAAACTTTACGGTAGTCTAACTCGGGATTTCGCCTTTTCATCTCGTCAACTCGCGCAGTGCTGCAAACTATAGCATGGTCTGCATGGTGCAAGCTTGCGTTGACAAGAAATTCATTTAGAGGGTACTCGAGGACTTGGTAAACAAATTCTCCTGGCGACCAAGAAAAAAGAGGTGAATCCAGAAAAGCCTTAGTTTCACAATGTCCACATCCGTGAACGTGAACAACAAACGTGCCTTGCCAGTTTTTCCTAAAATAAGCCAACACACCAGCAGCGCGGGTGTCAATACAGTGAATTATGTCGAACCGTTTTAAGGCACCAATCAAAGGCCCCAGATTTTGAAGAGGAAACCACAAATGCCGAGGAGGCGCCCTAATTATAGGCATACGAACAACTTCTAAGTGGTTATTGACTTTTTCAGAGGTGATTTTGTCGGCTTTTCCACAAAAGACTGTGGTGTCAACCCCATTTTTCGAAAGACCTTGGGCAAGGTCATAGCAGACAGTTGATACACCACCAAGAGAAGATGGCGGATACTCACCTGAGACCAAAGCAATTTTCAAATTTTTACGCAATTTTTGCACCAAAAGAACCGAGCTTTAACGTGAAACATTGTCACAGTCATAGGCTCAAGCATCTAACAAAGAATTGAAAGGGAATTTAGTTGTGATCTCTGAACCAGTTAACTGTGTTCTTAACGCCAGTCTCCAGGCTAACTTGTGGTTGAAAGCCCAAAGTTTTTATCTTTGTAATGTCCGCCACCATTTTTGTTATGTCACCCTTCCACGAGGAACCTGTAAACTTGATTACTGTTTTACCAGTTAAACCGACCTGCTCGATAACCAGTTTAGCAAGGTTTTCAATTGTGATTGGATTACCGCCGGCTATGTTGTAGATTTCTCCAATTTCGCCCTTTTCAGCCAAAAGCTTGAGCGCGTTAACGGTATCGGACACGTAGGCGTAGTCGCGCATGTTTGAAGGGTTGCCGAGAACTTCTAGCTGTGTGGGATCTGCATTTAGTTTCTTGATGAAATCGTGAATAACATAACGTGACTGTCTTGGCCCGTAGGTGTTGAATATTCTTCCCATGACGGGTTTAACCCCGAAACTCTTCATGTAAGCGGACAGGTACTTTTCTCCTGCAAGTTTGCTTATACCGTAGGGGGATACTGGCTCTTTTGGGTGTAGTTCGTCAACGGGAGTGTATTGGGGTTCACCATAAACCGCTGCTGATGAAGCATAAACTATCCGAATAGATGGATTGTAGTCTTTGACGCCTTTGAGGACTTTCACTGTGCCCTCAGCATTGACTTTCATCTCTTCAAAGGGGTCATTAAAGCCCATGCTAGTTTCTTTGGTTCCTGTGTTAGCGGCTAAATGGAAAACTAAGTCAACATCGCACAAACACTCCATGACTGTTTCTGAATCACGTATGCTACCTAAAGTGAACTTTGCTTTTTTGTTTACGTTTTCCATTTTTCCGTTTGATAAGTCATCTATGACGGTTACATTTGCGCCTTCTTCGATTAAAGAATCAACCAGATGAGAGGCAATAAAGCCTGCTCCTCCAGTAACAAGGATATTTCGGTCTTTCATGGTGGTTTTCATTTTCTTCATTCCTTACTCTTTTCGGGTAAATTGAGGAGTTACGCGCTGAAGTTGTTTTTAGCCCAGTGATACGCTGCTTTTGTTTCGTCAGCAAACTTTTGGAATGTGAATTGTTCTTCTATTGTTCTACGGGCATTTTGACTAAGTTTATTTGCAAGAGATTTATCCGACAACACTTCAACGATTTTGTTCGCCAAAGCTTTAGGGTCAGAAGGCGGAACAAGCAGCCCGTTAAATTCGTCTGTTATCATTTCGGGAATACCAACTATTCGGGAAGCAACTACTGGTTTTTGGCAACTCATGTTTTCAAGAACTCTGAAAGGGAAATTCTCGTATAGAGTAGGGGCAACGAAAACGGAAGCTATGGAGTAAAGACCAGGTATATCGTTGAAATCCCGAATGTACCCAACAAAATTGTAATTACGTTGAGGGATATGCATCTGCTGTATCATTTGTCGGTAAAGTTGTGAATTACCGCCACCCGTAAACACGAAGTGCGCATCCTTAACTTCACGTAGTATATACGGCATAGCCTTCACTAAAACGTGCACACCTTTGGTGGAGATCATTCTGCCAGAAAACAAAACGATGGGACCGCCGGCGTTGTTGTATATGCTCTCGATGAATTCGGAGCGTTTCACATTGGGGCTGAACTTTCGGTGGTCAACACCATTATACACAACCTGTATATTTGACTTCCTTGCGCCAAAATCCTCGGATAAAACATTCTTCATCCAGCCAGATGGAGAAATAAACGCCGATGACTTCTTCATGTAAGCCTTTTCAAGCCCTTCTAAGAAGGGCGCAAAAGTAAGCATCCACCGTTCGGAAGATTCAAAGCCTCCGAAGCCAACATTAGATTTCTTGATTGCACTATTACGCCTTGAAAAAGTTTCATGCACTGTTGTCAAGTAGCATAATTTCTTGGAGGCGAGTTTGAGTAAAATATCAGACATAGGTTGGTGTTGTCCGTGAATAACATCAAAATGGTGTTCTTTATGTAGGCGTGGAATCCATTTATAGCAAAGCCTCTGAAAGTTCGCCTGAGAAAAAAAGGTGTCTTTGCCCTTTGCTAAGATTTTGATGTTTACGTTATCGCCGAATGATAAAGATTCATCTTTGACGCTTTTGTCTTCAGGAACTAACCTTTGCGTTGCGAGGACATGAATTTCAACATCTTTTGGGAGATATTTGAGTAAGCCTACAGCGTATGTACCGCCGCCGCCCCATATGGGGTAAAGTTCAGGTGCTAAAAAACAAACTTTCATGTTAGATCCTCAAACCCGATTACAACGGTTTAGTTCATTTTTTAGCAATCGGAATGTTTCAGTGGCATGACGCTCTTTTGATACGCCGACAACAACGCCGCTTAAATCTTGGAGGCTTTCAACATATTCAACTGCATCTGCTGGACGAAGATAACCTGATGCTAGAATACTCATAGCAATCACTTCAGCATCGCGAGCACATTTTAGAGCAGCTTCACATTCAGCCTTTGAAGGCTCCATTTGGAAACCGACTTTGTTAAAAGAGGTAGTAAGAGTTACATCTTTGAAGTCGATATTCCACTCTCCAAATTTGTTTACGAGATAAGTGAAGTTACGAGTTTCAAAACCGGCTTTGATGCTACTTTTTTTCATGAATCTTATGTATGACTTAAAGAGGTCCTCAAGATTCAGCGCTAAAGCCATATCCGTTATTATTTCATGAAGCATAACTGATTTCAGGCATGAAACGGTTTTAGTTACAGATTTTATCCGAGAAATCTCATAAGAAACGTATGTTTTAAGTAAAGCTGATGGATTAAAACCTAAGAGTCCACCAGCATTTAATGCAAGAATTTTTGCGTTTGAAGAGAAAACCATTTCCTTGGCAAGTTGCCTTGCTAAACCTGAAACACCACCCGCGTTTGTTGCGCGTCGGACGTACTCGTAAGCGTAGGGCACAATTGCGTGAAGCTGCACGTTGTCAATTTTTGTTTCATTACTCAGAGTTTGAAGTATTGATAGGGTAGTATCGTCAACTGAGAACATGAAACCATCGGCGCCGTTTTCCAATGCCAGCTTCACAAGTTGAGCAAAATATTCAACACTTCCATGACCCTTGTCATTGGATCTTGCTCGAACTCGAGCTTGAGAAAGGTGACTTATACCGTGAAACGGATTGTCGCCTACTAAAAAGCTCATTGATTGCTTAGGCATACGCTTTACTCCTTACATCTTCAAGCAGACGATCTACACGTTTGCCATTTTCAAAATCTGAGTCGATATGTGCTTTGTTTACTATTGCTTTGACAAATGTTTCGTCTTCTCGGAAATACTCCGAGCCACCAAGCATGAATCCAACATTATCGCCTAAACTCTGCCGATACCATTTTTTGGGTTCTTCTTGATTCAGTTTAAGGGCAACTTCGTCGTCGTTAACTGTCAATGAACCTTTATTTCCAGTAATCGAAAGACCAAATTCAGGCATTCGGTAACCGTTTTTACACCAAGAAACTTCAAATGTTCCTGCCAGTGCATTAGAAGTTTCGACCTTGAAGTATGCCGAGTCCACTGAATCAGGAGCAACCTTTGAGTCTATTTTTGCTGTTGACACTGTTAAATCCCCAAAAAACCATGTTGCTAAGTCAGCGACGTGAGATCCAAGGTCTTCAAGGGCACCACCGCGCGCTTTTGATACCACCGAGCCTTCAGGTACATCCGCAAAATCGGATGAAAATGCATAAGCATCAAATGAAATCAATTCGCCCAACACATGCTGGTCAAGGAGGTTTTTTGCATGATTGAAGGTTACAGCAAAACGCTTCATGTAACCCACCATGTTAACACTTTTGTTATGATCTGCAAGTTTAACTAATTCTTGTGATTGTGCAAGTTTTGAGGAGAGAGTTTTTTCAACAAAAACATTGTTCGCTATCTTCTTCTCGTAGATCTCTTTAATTATAGAATAGTGTGAAGGAATAGGTGTTAGAACAAAAACGGCGTCCAAATTTAAATCTGCAAGTTTTTCTAAGTCATCAGTAACTGTGGAGTCACGAAATGTGCGTTCTGCAATTTTTCGCATTAATCGACTTTTATCGCATAATGCGGAGACTGTCACGTTTGGAAGAACATTAAGCAGACATGCATGCATTATACCCATTTTGCCTAAACCTATGACGGCAATATTCAGTTTGTCAGTTATCGTCGGCGCCATTTTCACAAACCTTGCTATTGTCTTGCTATAGAGTGGAAAATGAAGAAGGTATTTTGTTGATTTGGTCAAAACTTTTGTTTAAGCAGCTTTATCTTTTTCGACCATCGATTTTATCCAGCTGTAGGTTTTGGTCAAACCTTCCTCCAGCGTCACTTTAGGCTCCCAATGCAAAGCTTCTTTCACTAAAGTCAAATCAGCGTTTCTACCTCGTACACCTTGAGCAGCGTTCAAATCGTGTTTCTTAGATATTTTCTTCCCAGCAATTGCTGCGATGATATCAGCAAGCTGATTTATCGTTACAAGCCTGTCAGAACCGATGTTTATTGGTTTGGCAAAATCAGATTCCATCAGCGTTATAGTTCCCTGAACAGCATCATCAACATAACAATAACTTCGGGACTGCTTTCCGTCTCCCCAAATGGTAATTTCGCCAGGGTCAGGAGCCTCAGCAATTTTTCTACATAGCGCTGCCGGTGATTTTTCTCGTCCACCTTTGTATGTTCCTTCAGGACCGTAGATGTTGTGATATCTGAGAACGCGAATCGTCATACCGTAATCGCGTTGATAAGCTTCACAGAGTTTCTCAGTGTAGAGTTTTTCCCAGCCATAGAAATTGTCGGGGTCAGCTGGATAGGCATCTTCTTCTTTCAGGCCGGGCAGGTTAGGATTTGTTTGACGGTAGGTGGGATAAATACAAGCAGATGATGTGTAGAGGTATCTTTTTACGTTATTAATTCTTGCGGCCTCGAGCATATGGGTGTTTATCAAAACATTGTCATGCATTACTTCGGCACCAATTTCAGTGATAAAACCAATTCCACCCATGTTTGCAGCGAGATTGTAAACTTTGTCCATTCCTTCTGTTGCTTTGAGGCAGTTATCCCATACTCGCAGGTCAAGGTTCATTTTTTCATCGTAATATGCATCTTCCATGTAGTCGTCGAATTTTATATCGACTATTCGAACGAAATGTCCTTGCTGCCGCAGATATCGAGATAGGTGACTTCCTATGAAGCCACCACCACCAGTAACTAATATGCGATCCATTCTTTTGTATCCCCTAAATTTGACTTAGTTTTTTGTAATCTACTATATAACTATGATGGATTAAGACTTTATAATGATAAAAACAGTTCATGCTTACCAATTCTTTCTCACATCAATTTGTTAAGGTAAGGTACTTGTCAAATTGAGCTGAAGATACACATAACGATTATCGTATTCAACTGCGCCATTTTTAGCGTTATAAGCCCACAATTCCACTAAAAGGCGATAAGTAAAAGCGGTGCTATTTGAATTCCATATCGCAGCTTTGTTGACCTCAATATTGTTGTTGTTTATGGACATACTTCTGATTGAAGACTGATTTTCTCTTTCATAGACCCCCGAAAAAGAGAAGGCTAAGGGTAGCTCAACACTCTGGTTCTTTGGTAGCAAAAATTGATAGGTGTAAAGAGACTGCAATGGACTTGGACTGCTTACGGTTGCATTAGGCAGAGAATCAGTTTCATTTAATAACTTTAAATTTACCGCATAGTACGCCGCGGACCCTAAACGGTTTCCAACTCCAATATAGATTGAATAGTTTTGTCCTGAATCAATGTTGTAGGGGTAGTCTTGGGCTTTTTGGTTTGGACCTAGAAGGTAAAGTTCGGAGAACTGTTCTTCTGGCGGCAGGTGTATTACGTTGCTTAATACGGGTGAGGCAAGGAGCAATATACCAATTAGACCAACTGAAAAGAGCCCAATTTTGTATCCAATGAGCCTCATGGTCTATCTTCCACTTTGTCTACTTCGGATAATATTCTATTGAATCTTCGTTTAATCAAACTCCAAGTTACAATTAAAGCTGAAACAAGTATCAATGAACCAATTGCTGCAAGTGCTATATTGGAAGAAAAAGCTGTTTTTGCATCATTTGTAGCCGTTATCTGAGCACTGTTTGCTTCGACCATAACTTGTTGCGCTTTAGTAATAACGGTTTCTGCAACGCTTATGGTGGTTGTGTTATCGCCAATTTGATAAGCATTTTCTGCTTGCGCTTGCAGAGTTGCAGTATCATTTAACTGATTTAACAGGTTAGTGATGTCAGCACCAGCATTTTCCGCGTCCAAAATCGCCTGAAAAGCTTGGTTAATTGCGGTTGTGGCTTCTTGTATTTTAGTTTCTGCGGAATCGAATTGAGCAAAAGTATAAGCCACGCTGCAAACGTAGCCGTAGGATACTAAAAAAATCAGAGCTAATGTTACGATTAGTTTGAATTTGATATTTCCCACAGGGGCACCCTGAAAAAGTTCACATCTGAAGCTGAAAAATCCCCCTCTGACGAGAGCGGATGCGAATTCTTTGCTTAGAGCAAATGTGTTGCCTTAGGACGTCTGTCGATATTGTACACAAACTTTTGAGCCGTATCCATTTAAACATTTAGGAATGAAATTCTGCTATGTATTTTTAAAACAAATAAAAAAGTTAACAATTTTATTCTCCTAATTGAAGTGCATTTTTTTGGGAAACGATATTGAAGTGTTGAGCGAGTTGAAGGAGCAATCAAAAATATTTATATATTAAGTGTCAAGTAGCAAGAGTAGCAAGAGGGAGTTAATTTGAAGACTAATAAGCTTGTTAAGGTTTTGTTTATGCCTGTCGTTCTTTTTGCTTTTGTTATTGGTTGGTGTCTTTATTTTGTGGGTGAGGATAAGCAAAAAGTTGCGAATTCACGGTCTTCAGTGAGGAAAAGTGCGGGTAAGGATTGTGTAGAATTTTCGGTGGTTCCTTTGCAGGAACGAAAGGTTGTTGCAGAATAAGCCGTTTTTCGTTTTTTGTGGGATTTTGTGGAGGCTTTTGCCTGAGTTCCGTTTTTAGTTTGTGGTTGGTTTCATTAGGGTGGGTTATTGGGTTGTTTCGAGCATTATTCGTTTGAGAATGTCCATGCCATGTTTGACTTTAAGTTTCTTTTCGCCCACGCGTTCCCGGTAGCCAATTGGCACTTCTACGATTTGATATCCTTTACGTTCGACTAGATGGTTAAGTTCAACTTCAATGTCAAAACCTTTGGATTTTACGACCCAGTCTTTGAGAATTTCTGCACGCACTACGCGCAAGCCAGTTAAGGGGTCTTTCATTTGAACGCCATTAAGGAAACTGTGAGTGAAGGCAATCAACCGGTTTCCCAAATGAAACACTGTGTGCAATGCTTTAGTGTCTAAGTTTTCTGTGAAACGGTTTCCGCAGACCATGCCGACGCGCGGGTTCTCTTGAAGAATGGCGATCATTTGTGGGATGTGCTCGGCGGGGTAAGTGAAGTCGGCGTCTGTTATAACTATGTAGTCAACATCTAAGTTTGAACATTCGATTGCTTTGGCTAATGCATCTCCTTTGCCTTTGCCGTTTTGAAATGCTATTTCTGCGCCTAGATTCTTGGCAACCTCTACGGTTCGGTCAGTACTGTTGCCATCAACGACAAGAACACTACAGTTGATGTGGGCTTGCATCTCAGCAATGGTAAGTCCAATACCGTGTTCTTCATTCAGGGCAGCAATAATAACGTGCGTTAAGGGAGTTGCCTCTGCTCCTTTCTCCATCATAATTTTCCCCTTTCTTTTCTTTAACCATCTTATTAACCTTTCCAATATTTAAAGAACTATGGAAAAAATATCTACAACTATTGAGTAAAATCTAATTTGCGTCCAAAACGGACTTTTCTGATTCATCAACCATCGAGGGCGCACAAAGGTTAATCAACATTTCACGTTCGACCTCTAATGCCTCACAAAGCTGTTTGACTTTCAGAAAATGTTCATGATAAGTGCGGTATTTTTTTAGAAAAACCAATCCCTTGTCAGTTAAGACGTAGGTTGAATCGCGAACCTCAAGAAAGCCAAAACATACAATTCGATTCAAATATTTTTCCACAAGCTTGAAACTCAGATTTGCCGTGTACATAATTCGGGTTTTTGTAGCACCTGAATGCGCAACCTCTAGAATGGCTGCAACAATGCTTAGCTTATCACGGTTTTTTCCGAACATAAACACACCTGAGTAAAAATCTGAATGTACACAAAGCAGAACGTTTCAGCGCGGTCTTCAAGAAGTGATACGGAGTTAAACCTACCGAATCCCTTCCTGACGGAAGTGGAACTGAAACAAAATCAGCTTAATTAAATGTCAAGCTGCTGTTCTTTTCCTCCCAAAGGCATCATAGCCTTTTCTCAGCAGAACATCATTTAAGGATTCCGAATGAAAACTCAATAACATATAGATAAAAATAGATTTCCAATGCAAAATCCATCGGCCACTATACTCCAAAATAGCGTTTATAGAGTTGTGATGGAAGCTCGAGGTGAAACCTACTTCACTGGAGGCAGAGATAAGACCGAAAGATTGTAGCGAACCATTTGCCCCTTTGCAACTAACCAGTGAAGTCATGTTTTGTTTTGTCCCCTTTTTGAGTATTCAAATGGAAACCTAAAAAAAACAATATAAACATAATTCTCCACCCGTAATATTCCACTGGTCGTAGGTACACCCAGAAGAAGCAATAACGAGGCGCGGAGGCTTAACTGAAGATGAATGTTTATGGAAAAAAATAGGCGGTATAGGACGTTTTTTGGAGAAATATTCACGGCATTCGCAGATAGTGTTAAAGATTTTGAGTTTCAAACAAACAGCAAAAGAAAAACACTGTTCGCGAACAACACGCTATGATGAAGCAAACGAACTTTCAAATAAGAAATAGAAAGCAAAATGCAAAGGTAATGCATTAATTAAAATTCATAAGCAAAACATTGAACAAAAATCAGCAGAGCATCACACATAACAACACATTAAACACCGTCTGAAACCGCCTGTGCAGACAGACATTTGGGTCAGATTTGGGGTCAATTCTGCAAAACTTTAATAATTAAACCAAACATCAACAAAGCTCCAAATAACAGAAGCGAGAGGGATAAATTGAAAAAAACAACAGCAGCGGTACTTTTAACATTATTAGCCATAAGCGTTTTTTGTGCCTCAGTGACTACAGATGCCTACGCAAAACCTGAAGATGTACAAATTCTAAGCTATAGCTGGTATACTTATCCTGCTTCAAGTTACAGTCAAGGCGCATTCATCGTGGTTGGCGAAGTGCAAAACGTTGGCATAACAAACTTAGACGGCGTTCGAATAATGGGCATCGTTTACACTAGTGATGGGCAACCTCAAGCAGAGTCAATGTGCCAAGCTTTTGTAGAGGATATGCTTCCTCAACAAAAAGCGCCCTTTTACATGTACTTTGATGTGAACAATGCGTACAGCGGCAACATGACTTGGATGGACCTGGTAGACCATGTTGACCTTACCGTTGTCTATGCAAATGACACTGAGACTCAGCCAGACACGAATCTTGTAGTTTTAGGCAATGCATCCTATACTGACCCCAGTCGCAATGGTCTTTACACGGTCACTGGAATTATCAAAAATAATGGAGTGCAGCCAAGTAAAAATCTGGTGTGGGCAGTTACAACGTTCTATGATTCTTCAGGAACGGTCATAGGGGTTAATCAAACTGCTTCACCACATATGAAAACGTCGCTAGCTCCTAACGCCACGTTTGCATTCACCGCTACACCTGTAGACTACACTCTACTTTCAGGACAGGTTGCCAGCTTTTCAATTTTAGTTCAAAGTCGCCAAATAGCCGTTGCAAGCCCCACCCCAACACCGACCCAGTCAGCCAATCCTTCACCAACGCCCACAACTGCCATCACCCAGCAGCCAACGCAGCCACCGCAAGGTCAACCGTCAACTGATGCAGGTTCGTCTCAGGAGTGGCTGTATGCCTTGGTTGGCGCGGTTGCGGGGGCAGTCGCAGTCATTGTGGTTATGGTTGTGTTCAGAAAGAAGAAGTGAAGCGGCAGCCCAGCATTTTTTGGCTGTTGCGTCACTTTTTTTTGATTTTTGAGATTTTTTGTTTTCGCTGAGTGGATTTCTTTGAGCAAAAGGGTGGAAGGCGTTTCTATTCGATTGTTGGTTCACTTTCTTCGCTTGTGTCTTGGAGCGAAGGCGACTCTTGTTGTTCAGTTTCGGGTTCTTGGGGTTTGGTGACTTTGCGGGCGTGTGTTATGTAGCCGGTGTGTCCTGTCATGAGTGTTTGGGGTCGAACTTTGCCGCGTTCGGTCTGCATGTTCCGCATTATGCATTCGAATGTTTCGATGTTAAGGAAATTATTTTCTTTTAGGGCTTCAACAGTTTTGACCACTTGGTCAATTGTTGGGCTAAATGAGACGATGGTTCCTGAGGGTTTGAGGGCTTCATATGCTTGTGGAACAACAAGCCAAGGCACAGCCATGTCCAAAACCACGGCGTCAACATCGCGTTCGTCGATGCCTGTGACTACGTCTTTGAGTTTAAGTTCCACATAATCGATATGTCCGGAGCGGGTGAGGTTTTTTTCGGCGGTTTTTTGTCCTTCGGGGCGGATGTCGTAGCTGTAGATTTTGCCTGTGGGCTGCACGTAGTGGGCAAGTGCGGTGGTTAGTGCGCCTGTTCCTGTGCCTGATTCGACAACGCGGCTTCCTGGTCCGATGCCGCTGAACATGACGATGAGTGCTGCGTCTTTGGCGTAGATGATTTGGGTGTTGCGTTGGGATTTGAGGATGTAGTCGGTGAGTTGGGGTTTGAGGACGGTGAAGTTTATGCCTAGGCTACTTTTGAAGGTTGAGCCGAATTCTTTGCCGATGAGGTCGTCAAATTTAACGTAGCCTTTGTGGGTGTGGAAGGTTTGTCCTGCTTGGACTTTGATCATGTAGGTTCGGCGCAGGTCTAGGTATAGTAGGATGTTGTCGCCTTCAGCGATTTTCTGGGAGGTCAACTGGTTATTTTTCTCCTTGGTTGTGTGTACCATGCAAATTTATGCTTTTAAACTTTGAAGCTTGTGCGGGAGATTTTGCGTGGGTAATCTATTGTTGGGTGCTGGTTTG is a window encoding:
- a CDS encoding DUF1616 domain-containing protein; translated protein: MRLIGYKIGLFSVGLIGILLLASPVLSNVIHLPPEEQFSELYLLGPNQKAQDYPYNIDSGQNYSIYIGVGNRLGSAAYYAVNLKLLNETDSLPNATVSSPSPLQSLYTYQFLLPKNQSVELPLAFSFSGVYERENQSSIRSMSINNNNIEVNKAAIWNSNSTAFTYRLLVELWAYNAKNGAVEYDNRYVYLQLNLTSTLP
- a CDS encoding glycosyltransferase family 2 protein, with the translated sequence MMEKGAEATPLTHVIIAALNEEHGIGLTIAEMQAHINCSVLVVDGNSTDRTVEVAKNLGAEIAFQNGKGKGDALAKAIECSNLDVDYIVITDADFTYPAEHIPQMIAILQENPRVGMVCGNRFTENLDTKALHTVFHLGNRLIAFTHSFLNGVQMKDPLTGLRVVRAEILKDWVVKSKGFDIEVELNHLVERKGYQIVEVPIGYRERVGEKKLKVKHGMDILKRIMLETTQ
- a CDS encoding winged helix-turn-helix domain-containing protein → MFGKNRDKLSIVAAILEVAHSGATKTRIMYTANLSFKLVEKYLNRIVCFGFLEVRDSTYVLTDKGLVFLKKYRTYHEHFLKVKQLCEALEVEREMLINLCAPSMVDESEKSVLDAN
- a CDS encoding FxLYD domain-containing protein — translated: MKKTTAAVLLTLLAISVFCASVTTDAYAKPEDVQILSYSWYTYPASSYSQGAFIVVGEVQNVGITNLDGVRIMGIVYTSDGQPQAESMCQAFVEDMLPQQKAPFYMYFDVNNAYSGNMTWMDLVDHVDLTVVYANDTETQPDTNLVVLGNASYTDPSRNGLYTVTGIIKNNGVQPSKNLVWAVTTFYDSSGTVIGVNQTASPHMKTSLAPNATFAFTATPVDYTLLSGQVASFSILVQSRQIAVASPTPTPTQSANPSPTPTTAITQQPTQPPQGQPSTDAGSSQEWLYALVGAVAGAVAVIVVMVVFRKKK
- a CDS encoding tRNA (adenine-N1)-methyltransferase, with the translated sequence MVHTTKEKNNQLTSQKIAEGDNILLYLDLRRTYMIKVQAGQTFHTHKGYVKFDDLIGKEFGSTFKSSLGINFTVLKPQLTDYILKSQRNTQIIYAKDAALIVMFSGIGPGSRVVESGTGTGALTTALAHYVQPTGKIYSYDIRPEGQKTAEKNLTRSGHIDYVELKLKDVVTGIDERDVDAVVLDMAVPWLVVPQAYEALKPSGTIVSFSPTIDQVVKTVEALKENNFLNIETFECIMRNMQTERGKVRPQTLMTGHTGYITHARKVTKPQEPETEQQESPSLQDTSEESEPTIE